In Acholeplasma equirhinis, the following proteins share a genomic window:
- a CDS encoding extracellular solute-binding protein, which translates to MKKIYSILTIFAFALLLVACGDTTGGGGNITPDPDPDPDPDPVEVDPTASFAGLTDIEITQGDSFDPMTGVTATDTVDGNVTNRITVTGAVLTNTPGTYVLTYKVVGSDGKTVQGTRTITVKPGSNLPPATEIVIMHGAVHEIDPFHPNYTGRETLARQAKQREVEDRLNVKVIYKPYPASAAWGPSRVEAIIQGSVSGTPLADIYWTTSDWTAQLASGNAIVPVDKYLATHGNKITQEVIELGSWNDQFWSFMVNRPTVDVGLYYNSDLVEQLGIENPSELFLNGEWTWTKFDQWASAAKSALTVMGDDYYALGGVLANYAENMVPLNGGALINAKSGRVAFHQTPALETYAFIKTLWDKGLFEPGGQFDAGSPSWQAGKVLMHPGSFWFLGSPDRWGGLNFKLSFVPYPMSEAYIDKGGEYVSPIGGVAVFNIASGMSAAKEELAFQVWNEIQMWKTDEEFEDEFMISLETKLNDQASIDAYLAIYKNVTLDLIGALGISKYGSTGWTAKISAAIKAGDYRSQMEAIEPIYSAALEAYLSGN; encoded by the coding sequence ATGAAGAAGATTTATAGCATTCTTACAATTTTCGCTTTCGCTTTATTACTAGTCGCTTGTGGTGACACAACTGGCGGTGGCGGAAATATTACACCTGATCCAGATCCGGATCCGGATCCAGATCCAGTTGAAGTTGATCCAACTGCAAGTTTCGCAGGATTAACTGATATTGAAATTACTCAAGGGGATAGTTTTGACCCTATGACTGGTGTTACAGCAACAGATACAGTTGATGGTAACGTTACTAACCGTATTACAGTTACTGGTGCTGTATTAACAAATACACCTGGTACTTATGTATTAACTTATAAAGTTGTTGGTTCAGATGGTAAAACCGTTCAAGGTACAAGAACAATTACAGTTAAACCTGGTTCAAATTTACCACCGGCAACTGAAATTGTTATTATGCACGGTGCGGTTCATGAAATTGACCCATTCCATCCAAACTATACTGGTAGAGAAACATTAGCGCGTCAAGCTAAACAAAGAGAAGTTGAAGACCGCTTAAATGTTAAAGTTATTTATAAACCATATCCTGCATCAGCAGCTTGGGGTCCTTCACGTGTTGAAGCAATCATCCAAGGTTCAGTATCTGGTACACCACTTGCTGACATTTATTGGACAACATCTGACTGGACTGCACAACTTGCAAGTGGTAACGCAATTGTTCCAGTTGATAAATACTTAGCAACTCATGGTAACAAAATTACTCAAGAAGTTATTGAGTTAGGTTCATGGAATGATCAATTCTGGTCATTCATGGTAAATAGACCTACAGTTGACGTTGGTCTATACTACAACTCAGACTTAGTTGAACAATTAGGTATCGAAAATCCATCTGAACTATTCTTAAATGGTGAATGGACTTGGACTAAATTTGATCAATGGGCAAGTGCTGCTAAATCAGCATTAACAGTTATGGGTGATGATTACTATGCATTAGGTGGCGTTCTTGCTAACTATGCAGAAAACATGGTTCCATTAAATGGTGGTGCATTAATCAATGCTAAATCAGGACGTGTTGCATTCCATCAAACTCCAGCGTTAGAAACTTACGCATTCATCAAAACATTATGGGATAAAGGTTTATTCGAACCAGGCGGACAATTTGACGCAGGTTCACCATCATGGCAAGCAGGTAAAGTCTTAATGCATCCAGGTTCATTCTGGTTCTTAGGTTCTCCTGATCGTTGGGGTGGTTTAAACTTCAAATTAAGCTTTGTTCCTTATCCAATGTCAGAAGCATACATCGATAAAGGTGGCGAATATGTTTCACCAATCGGTGGTGTTGCAGTATTCAATATCGCATCTGGTATGTCAGCTGCTAAAGAAGAATTAGCTTTCCAAGTTTGGAATGAAATCCAAATGTGGAAGACTGATGAAGAATTCGAAGACGAATTCATGATTTCATTAGAAACAAAATTAAATGATCAAGCTTCTATTGATGCTTACTTAGCAATCTATAAGAATGTAACACTTGATCTCATTGGTGCGCTTGGTATCTCTAAATATGGTTCTACAGGTTGGACTGCGAAAATCAGTGCAGCTATTAAAGCCGGAGATTACAGATCACAAATGGAAGCAATTGAACCAATCTATTCTGCAGCGCTTGAAGCGTACTTAAGCGGAAATTAA